A region from the Anaerolineae bacterium genome encodes:
- a CDS encoding CAAX amino terminal protease family protein: protein MVLKRRLWEMAFQFRHGWWQDLLVGIGISSLAISVIFLVAIKAGWSVIEGWIWQSQPSDVLLGKLWVSLLINALVAIVEEIAFRAYLLTGLKETWGKSIGLAVMAVTFSFMHAPALEGYPPFTIAYALLMMAAFGVMFGWVYLRTGFLWLPTGIHFA from the coding sequence ATGGTACTCAAGCGCCGTTTATGGGAGATGGCTTTTCAATTTCGCCATGGTTGGTGGCAAGATCTACTCGTCGGGATCGGAATATCCTCACTGGCAATCTCAGTGATCTTTCTCGTGGCAATCAAGGCGGGGTGGTCGGTGATCGAAGGATGGATCTGGCAATCACAACCCTCCGATGTACTGCTTGGTAAACTATGGGTATCGTTACTCATCAATGCTCTGGTAGCCATCGTCGAAGAAATCGCCTTCCGAGCTTATTTACTGACGGGTTTGAAAGAGACATGGGGGAAGTCTATCGGATTAGCAGTCATGGCGGTTACCTTCAGTTTTATGCATGCTCCAGCTCTGGAAGGATACCCACCTTTCACCATTGCTTATGCGCTTCTGATGATGGCTGCGTTTGGTGTGATGTTCGGTTGGGTTTACTTGCGCACGGGTTTTCTGTGGCTGCCAACAGGTATTCATTTCGCCTGA
- a CDS encoding putative ATP/GTP-binding protein has protein sequence MNCAWCGTISDLRQIQNNGELVDVISEGYLKNFGTHSTDTERASWEQSLPAILEVVDDDAFDNLQVIIELQMPVGAERADIVLLGGTPDAPRGLIVELKQWSSFSVIPQTCEVEVGGLGVQRHPSLQVLNYRGKLFYFNAAMHSYDLKSSVFLHNAGAAEKEQLEALAPDCVEEALIFSGDPADRDAFRQFIRRYLLPSQLPGDECFRICQAPYQQSQHLFDLIRNHGQQIARNAEKALAATGMGLTDQQSQIKDAVLKALDGNKEVTFIVQGAPGSGKTLLAVSLLLMALERRKHTILALRNNRLQAVLRQVLDEVYPGASGCMMYFEPRGGRGIAQYDGYEDVLIIDEGQRMEKRIMPDVLSKARLSVIFLDETQRLNPPEQGTIQNFKDTARALGRDTQTYVLDAMVRCRGGVSYQNWVEMLLSEPGRIPELRASMRTWQEKYLFESFATMEEMLARLKELRSGENRVALVASFTESPGNSSSSSHPDNLRVGYPLTSGFNLYKNSHLHVPWLMRPSEYQAYWLGGQSNNLDKVASIYGAQGFESDYVGIIWGRDLVYRYGMWQLGDPNVCYDWIDRLIIKRGRNHSWSEGAEQLVLNRYRIFLTRGIKGTLLFCEDEETGNYLRNVLG, from the coding sequence ATGAATTGTGCCTGGTGTGGAACGATTTCTGATCTCCGCCAAATTCAGAACAATGGCGAATTGGTAGACGTAATATCTGAGGGATATCTAAAGAATTTTGGTACACATTCTACAGATACAGAGCGAGCGTCTTGGGAACAGTCGCTTCCAGCAATATTGGAAGTAGTGGATGACGATGCATTTGACAATTTACAGGTCATCATTGAACTTCAAATGCCTGTGGGAGCTGAACGGGCAGATATTGTGCTGCTTGGGGGGACCCCCGATGCTCCGAGAGGGTTGATAGTTGAACTGAAGCAATGGTCATCTTTCTCGGTCATACCCCAAACCTGTGAAGTTGAAGTAGGAGGATTGGGTGTTCAGCGTCATCCCTCTTTGCAAGTACTTAATTACAGAGGGAAGCTTTTCTATTTCAATGCTGCTATGCACAGCTACGACTTAAAGTCATCTGTTTTTTTGCATAATGCCGGTGCGGCAGAAAAAGAACAACTGGAAGCATTAGCTCCTGATTGTGTGGAAGAGGCATTGATTTTCTCTGGAGATCCGGCCGACAGAGATGCATTCAGGCAATTCATCCGCAGATACCTTCTTCCTTCGCAACTTCCTGGGGATGAGTGCTTTCGTATTTGCCAGGCACCTTATCAGCAATCTCAGCATTTGTTTGACCTGATCCGTAATCACGGGCAACAGATAGCCAGAAATGCCGAAAAGGCCCTGGCAGCAACAGGTATGGGACTGACAGATCAGCAAAGTCAAATCAAGGATGCTGTACTTAAAGCATTGGATGGTAATAAGGAGGTAACCTTCATAGTTCAGGGAGCACCAGGTTCTGGCAAAACGTTGCTGGCTGTTTCGCTTTTACTTATGGCATTGGAACGAAGAAAGCATACAATCCTTGCTCTTCGGAACAATCGTCTACAGGCTGTATTGCGTCAGGTACTGGATGAAGTCTATCCCGGCGCTTCTGGTTGCATGATGTATTTTGAACCTCGAGGCGGGAGAGGCATTGCTCAATATGACGGTTATGAAGATGTATTGATCATTGATGAAGGTCAACGTATGGAAAAACGGATCATGCCTGACGTACTAAGCAAAGCTCGCCTGAGTGTGATTTTCCTTGACGAAACTCAGCGTTTGAATCCACCTGAACAAGGTACCATACAAAACTTCAAAGATACCGCCAGAGCCTTGGGGCGTGATACGCAGACATATGTCCTTGACGCGATGGTCCGGTGTAGGGGCGGTGTATCCTACCAAAATTGGGTTGAGATGCTTCTTTCGGAGCCAGGACGGATTCCAGAACTCCGTGCCTCAATGCGAACCTGGCAGGAAAAGTACCTGTTTGAATCGTTTGCTACCATGGAAGAGATGCTGGCAAGGTTGAAGGAACTCCGCTCAGGAGAAAATCGGGTTGCCCTGGTCGCAAGCTTTACAGAATCGCCCGGGAATTCTTCCAGTTCGTCTCATCCTGATAATTTGCGTGTCGGCTATCCTCTCACCAGTGGCTTTAACCTGTATAAAAATTCACACCTCCACGTACCATGGCTGATGAGGCCAAGTGAATACCAGGCTTACTGGTTGGGCGGGCAAAGCAACAACCTGGATAAAGTAGCTTCTATCTATGGTGCTCAGGGATTTGAAAGTGACTATGTTGGTATTATCTGGGGGAGGGACCTGGTTTACCGCTATGGAATGTGGCAGTTAGGCGATCCAAATGTGTGTTATGACTGGATAGATCGTTTGATCATCAAAAGAGGGAGAAACCACTCCTGGAGCGAAGGGGCAGAGCAATTGGTTTTGAATCGTTATCGCATTTTCCTGACAAGAGGCATCAAAGGAACTCTCCTCTTCTGTGAGGATGAGGAAACTGGAAACTATCTGCGAAATGTATTAGGTTGA